The proteins below are encoded in one region of Chthoniobacterales bacterium:
- a CDS encoding PTS sugar transporter subunit IIA has translation MTIDQILGPADVILTLRASDKAAAIEEVLAQVRGDDRVVSWERLRAAVIERDAPALEQGGYGICIAHGRTDAVKALVMAAGRSEEGVVFPGTESKVHLIFVAGIPSAMNSEYLRLVGAIARVCREPKSMEALLAAPDGETFVELLDSATTRL, from the coding sequence ATGACGATCGACCAGATTCTCGGACCGGCCGACGTGATCCTCACGCTGCGCGCAAGCGACAAGGCGGCTGCCATCGAGGAAGTCCTCGCCCAGGTGCGCGGGGACGACCGCGTCGTGAGCTGGGAGCGGCTGCGGGCGGCGGTGATCGAACGCGACGCGCCGGCCCTCGAGCAGGGCGGCTACGGCATCTGCATCGCGCACGGGCGCACCGATGCCGTGAAGGCGCTGGTGATGGCCGCCGGGCGTTCCGAGGAGGGCGTCGTTTTCCCGGGCACCGAGTCGAAGGTGCACCTCATCTTCGTGGCCGGCATTCCCTCCGCGATGAATTCCGAGTATCTGCGCCTCGTCGGGGCGATCGCTCGCGTGTGCCGGGAGCCGAAGTCGATGGAGGCCCTGCTGGCCGCGCCCGACGGCGAGACTTTCGTCGAATTACTCGACTCGGCCACCACCCGGCTGTGA
- a CDS encoding DUF2892 domain-containing protein, whose protein sequence is MATCSISRNVGGLERLGCLAFGGLFLLKGILSRRTSRTLFGGLLIYRGLTGNCKAYEALGIDTRPAAEKTEG, encoded by the coding sequence ATGGCTACGTGCTCGATTTCCCGGAATGTCGGCGGTTTGGAACGCCTCGGATGTCTTGCCTTCGGAGGGCTGTTTCTTCTGAAGGGAATCCTCTCCCGGCGCACATCGCGCACGCTTTTTGGAGGGCTCCTGATTTACCGGGGCCTCACCGGCAACTGCAAAGCCTACGAGGCGCTCGGGATCGATACGCGACCGGCCGCGGAGAAAACCGAAGGCTGA
- a CDS encoding ATP-binding cassette domain-containing protein: MALLEVKDLQVWFPVLGGVLRRRVGEVKAVDGVSFSVEPGQTVGLVGESGSGKTTIGRALMRLVPATGGSVTFEGRDILSMSEGQFRPFRRRMQIIFQDPFGSLNPRMTIGGIVGEALEIHFRQMSVSQRRDRVADLLRQVGLKPEMMGRYPHEFSGGQRQRIGIARALAVEPDFIVCDEPVSALDVSVQAQIVNLLQDLQAQLGMAYLFIAHDLAVVEHISDHVLVMHHGKIVESASAEAIYHDPQHDYTKKLLAAVPTM, from the coding sequence GTGGCGCTGCTCGAAGTCAAAGACCTTCAGGTGTGGTTTCCCGTGCTCGGGGGCGTGTTGCGGCGCCGGGTGGGGGAGGTCAAGGCGGTCGATGGCGTGAGTTTTTCCGTCGAGCCGGGGCAGACCGTGGGGCTCGTGGGTGAAAGCGGCAGCGGCAAGACGACAATCGGCCGCGCGTTGATGAGGCTCGTGCCGGCCACCGGGGGCTCCGTCACCTTTGAAGGGCGCGACATCCTTTCGATGAGCGAGGGGCAGTTCCGGCCGTTCCGCCGGCGCATGCAGATCATTTTTCAGGATCCGTTCGGCTCGCTGAATCCGCGGATGACGATCGGCGGCATCGTCGGCGAAGCGCTGGAGATTCATTTTCGGCAGATGTCCGTCTCCCAGCGGCGTGACCGGGTCGCGGATCTTCTGCGGCAGGTCGGGTTGAAGCCCGAGATGATGGGGCGTTATCCGCACGAGTTCAGCGGCGGGCAGCGGCAGCGCATCGGCATCGCCCGGGCGCTGGCGGTCGAGCCCGACTTCATCGTCTGCGACGAACCGGTGAGCGCCCTCGACGTGAGCGTGCAGGCGCAGATCGTGAACCTGCTTCAGGATTTGCAGGCGCAACTCGGCATGGCCTACCTTTTCATCGCCCACGACCTTGCCGTGGTGGAGCACATCAGCGATCACGTTCTGGTGATGCACCACGGCAAGATCGTCGAGAGCGCGAGCGCGGAAGCGATTTACCACGACCCGCAGCACGACTATACCAAGAAGCTCCTCGCGGCCGTGCCGACGATGTAG
- the rodA gene encoding rod shape-determining protein RodA yields MHPFLRKLLGFNWILLGLMIALMGYGVYAIYSATWMRDSNFWRDQIKWVIICVPIFFAVSLVDYRWVRIGALPLYILGLAGLVATMLFGQKVYGARSWLNLGFMNFQPSQLALLAGILTLSLFMSQFKNLHPFIRLAASGAIVGAPWVLILIQPDLGSALVWIPVVLGILFIGGIPKRYLISLMLLGLAAVPLVINFGLKPYQKDRILTFIDPTRDPQGAGWAINQCLIAIGSGGFWGKGFKAPNTLNELGFLPSTAVHNDFIFAAMGEQHGFVGAVILIGVIGLTLLTALYVAMTAGDNLGRYIAVGVLMMLFAHVFENIGMTIQVTPITGVPLPLVSYGGSFLMITLISFGLLQSVWIHRRIAT; encoded by the coding sequence ATGCACCCTTTTTTGCGAAAACTCCTCGGATTCAACTGGATCCTGCTGGGCCTGATGATCGCCCTGATGGGCTACGGGGTCTACGCCATCTATAGCGCGACCTGGATGCGCGACAGCAACTTCTGGCGGGACCAGATCAAGTGGGTGATCATCTGCGTGCCGATTTTCTTTGCCGTCTCGCTGGTCGACTACCGCTGGGTGCGCATCGGCGCGCTGCCTCTCTACATCCTGGGATTGGCCGGTCTCGTGGCGACAATGCTCTTCGGCCAGAAGGTTTACGGGGCCCGAAGCTGGCTGAACCTCGGTTTCATGAATTTCCAGCCGTCGCAGCTCGCCCTGCTCGCCGGCATTCTCACGCTCTCGCTCTTCATGAGCCAGTTCAAGAACCTGCATCCGTTCATCCGACTCGCGGCGTCGGGCGCGATCGTCGGCGCGCCATGGGTGCTCATCCTCATCCAGCCCGACCTCGGCTCGGCGCTGGTCTGGATTCCCGTCGTGCTCGGCATCCTGTTCATCGGCGGCATCCCGAAGCGTTACCTCATCTCGCTCATGCTCCTCGGCCTGGCCGCGGTGCCGCTCGTCATCAATTTTGGTCTGAAGCCCTATCAGAAGGACCGTATCCTGACGTTCATCGACCCGACCCGTGATCCGCAGGGCGCCGGCTGGGCGATCAACCAGTGTCTCATCGCCATCGGTTCCGGCGGGTTCTGGGGCAAGGGTTTCAAGGCTCCGAATACGCTGAACGAGCTCGGCTTCTTGCCGTCGACCGCGGTGCACAACGACTTCATCTTCGCGGCCATGGGTGAGCAGCACGGCTTCGTCGGCGCGGTGATCCTCATTGGCGTGATCGGGTTGACGTTGCTGACGGCGCTCTACGTCGCCATGACGGCTGGCGACAACCTCGGCCGCTACATTGCCGTCGGCGTGCTGATGATGCTTTTCGCGCACGTGTTCGAGAACATCGGCATGACGATTCAGGTGACGCCGATTACCGGCGTGCCGCTGCCGCTCGTAAGCTACGGCGGATCGTTCCTGATGATCACGCTCATCAGCTTTGGGTTGCTGCAAAGTGTCTGGATCCATCGCCGCATCGCCACCTAA
- the mqnC gene encoding cyclic dehypoxanthinyl futalosine synthase, whose translation MVALVNEASLVDKVLDGARISREEALELYRLPLNELGALADARRKLAKAAAYGGRGNEVVTYLIDRNINYTNVCNVYCKFCAFYRTEKDADHYVLSEAELDHKLDELTSVGGVQVLLQGGHHPGLTIDFYLGMLSHIREKYPHINVHGFSPPEFNHFSEVFRMPLVEVITKFRDAGLGSIPGGGGEILVDRIRNRIAPLKCDSDHWLEVMRIAHTLGMNSSATMMFGHVETLDDRLEHLQRLRDAQDDTGGYTAFICWTFQPENTKLRAEPVGSSEYLRMQALSRIFLDNFENVQSSWVTQGPRIGQVALSYGANDFGSVMMEENVVSKAGATFRLDAPMIERLIREAGYEPHQRNNWYQLLS comes from the coding sequence ATGGTCGCATTGGTTAACGAAGCATCGCTCGTCGACAAGGTGCTCGACGGCGCCCGCATCTCTCGCGAGGAGGCCCTGGAACTTTACCGTCTGCCGCTCAACGAGCTTGGCGCTCTGGCCGACGCCCGCCGCAAGCTCGCGAAAGCTGCCGCCTACGGGGGGCGCGGCAACGAGGTCGTCACCTACCTCATCGACCGGAACATCAACTACACGAACGTCTGCAACGTTTACTGCAAGTTCTGCGCCTTCTATCGCACCGAGAAGGACGCCGATCACTACGTCCTCTCCGAGGCGGAGCTCGATCACAAGCTCGATGAACTCACGTCCGTCGGCGGCGTCCAGGTCTTGTTGCAGGGCGGGCACCACCCCGGCCTGACGATCGATTTCTATCTCGGGATGCTTTCGCACATTCGCGAGAAGTATCCGCACATCAACGTTCACGGCTTCAGCCCGCCCGAGTTCAATCACTTCTCGGAGGTCTTCAGGATGCCGCTCGTCGAGGTTATCACAAAGTTTCGCGACGCCGGCCTCGGCTCCATCCCCGGCGGAGGCGGCGAGATTCTCGTCGACCGCATTCGCAACCGCATCGCCCCGCTCAAGTGCGACTCCGACCACTGGCTCGAGGTCATGCGCATCGCGCACACCCTCGGCATGAATTCCAGCGCGACGATGATGTTCGGCCACGTCGAGACGCTCGACGACCGCCTCGAGCATTTGCAGCGGCTGCGCGACGCGCAGGACGATACCGGCGGCTATACGGCTTTCATCTGCTGGACCTTCCAGCCCGAGAACACAAAGCTCCGCGCCGAGCCGGTCGGTTCGTCCGAATACCTCCGCATGCAGGCGCTCTCGCGCATCTTCCTCGATAATTTCGAGAACGTGCAGAGCTCGTGGGTGACGCAGGGGCCGCGCATCGGCCAGGTGGCGCTCAGCTACGGCGCGAATGATTTTGGTAGCGTGATGATGGAGGAGAATGTCGTCAGCAAGGCGGGCGCGACCTTCCGACTCGACGCTCCGATGATCGAACGCCTCATCCGCGAAGCCGGCTACGAGCCGCACCAGCGCAACAACTGGTATCAACTTCTCAGCTAG
- the gspG gene encoding type II secretion system major pseudopilin GspG, whose product MKLRPFRSRRMAAYTLFEIMLVLAIIAVLLGSAIYMLGGQLDVAKVKRVDADAQTFGVALRSYEMMSLAKPTTTQGLAALAVRPTTEPVPKRWIKQMEAVPMDPWNHPYNYYNPGKKNQQGYDFFSSGPDGIAGNDDDIWPQ is encoded by the coding sequence ATGAAACTCCGTCCCTTTCGTTCGCGCCGCATGGCGGCCTACACGCTCTTCGAAATCATGCTCGTGCTCGCGATCATCGCGGTGCTCCTCGGCTCGGCGATCTACATGCTCGGCGGTCAGCTCGATGTCGCGAAGGTGAAGCGCGTGGATGCCGATGCGCAGACCTTCGGCGTGGCCCTGCGTTCCTACGAAATGATGAGCCTCGCAAAGCCGACGACCACGCAGGGGCTGGCTGCGCTCGCGGTGCGCCCGACGACGGAGCCGGTGCCCAAGCGCTGGATCAAGCAGATGGAGGCGGTGCCCATGGACCCATGGAACCACCCCTATAATTATTACAACCCTGGGAAGAAGAATCAGCAGGGTTACGACTTTTTCTCGAGCGGCCCCGACGGCATCGCGGGCAACGACGACGACATCTGGCCGCAGTAG
- a CDS encoding type II secretion system protein, which yields MRSSRPGFTLLEIMMVLALIAIIFIGSAPLIVASSRERSMRDAASEIEAMVRAERHDVMASGERRVLEIRPAGFFEKGLKPREVLPMTKAAKLTFRAPGERDWGKPTGQEWEFSPIGMVTPLSVRLENGDYWMELDFDMLTGRLAEERYAF from the coding sequence GTGCGCTCCTCCCGCCCGGGATTTACGCTGCTGGAAATCATGATGGTGCTCGCGTTGATCGCGATCATCTTCATCGGGTCCGCACCGTTGATCGTCGCGTCGAGCCGGGAGCGCAGCATGCGGGACGCGGCTTCGGAGATCGAGGCCATGGTGCGTGCCGAGCGGCATGACGTGATGGCCTCGGGCGAGCGGCGGGTGCTCGAGATCCGGCCCGCCGGTTTTTTCGAAAAGGGGCTGAAACCGCGCGAGGTGCTTCCCATGACCAAGGCTGCCAAACTGACCTTCCGCGCACCCGGGGAGCGGGACTGGGGCAAGCCCACGGGGCAGGAATGGGAATTCTCGCCGATCGGCATGGTCACGCCGCTCTCCGTGCGCCTCGAGAATGGCGATTACTGGATGGAGCTGGATTTTGACATGCTCACCGGGCGTCTGGCGGAGGAGCGGTATGCGTTCTGA